One genomic segment of Candidatus Poribacteria bacterium includes these proteins:
- a CDS encoding zinc-binding dehydrogenase, translating into MIRVTKPEGFGNIQLEEVPIPEINAQQVRVQTDTTLISRGSELFRRYIREEAVSPSIMGYSLTGIVDAVGAEVTDYEVGERVMVVAPHAEYVVAEPNATDGRIVPLLEGVSFEEGTFLPLATSAVAWSDSSGVKAGDTVVVLGQGLVGSLMMQVLRGYDPAQIITVDALPLRCELSAKLGADTVVNAEDIDPVEAVLELTDGEGADLVIDCVGGYAGVKSFEQAQDMTRRFGIIQLIALYQQAPLPLHSSKMMSKRLVAGILTDEPRSQIVARALQKIRNDEIRATEMVTHRFHYTEAKDAFDLLWNSPGDTLGVLIKWQ; encoded by the coding sequence ATGATCCGAGTAACTAAACCGGAAGGTTTCGGTAACATTCAATTGGAAGAGGTGCCGATACCGGAAATCAATGCGCAACAGGTTCGGGTACAGACAGATACGACGTTAATCAGCCGAGGGTCCGAACTGTTTCGACGCTATATCCGGGAAGAGGCTGTTTCGCCTTCAATTATGGGCTACTCTCTCACAGGCATTGTGGATGCCGTTGGCGCAGAGGTAACAGATTATGAGGTCGGTGAACGCGTCATGGTTGTAGCCCCACACGCGGAGTATGTGGTTGCTGAACCGAACGCAACGGATGGACGCATCGTCCCGCTCCTTGAAGGCGTCAGTTTTGAAGAGGGAACGTTTCTTCCGCTTGCGACGAGTGCTGTCGCTTGGTCAGACTCGTCTGGTGTGAAAGCGGGGGATACCGTCGTTGTGCTGGGACAGGGTTTAGTGGGAAGCCTTATGATGCAAGTGCTGCGAGGCTACGATCCCGCACAAATTATAACCGTGGACGCGTTACCACTCCGCTGTGAATTGTCGGCTAAACTCGGTGCCGATACAGTCGTAAATGCTGAGGACATCGATCCGGTGGAAGCCGTCTTGGAGCTCACCGACGGCGAAGGCGCAGATCTGGTGATAGATTGTGTCGGTGGCTACGCCGGGGTCAAATCGTTCGAGCAGGCGCAAGATATGACCCGTCGGTTTGGTATTATCCAACTCATCGCGCTCTACCAACAGGCACCCTTACCTTTACATTCCTCGAAGATGATGAGCAAACGTCTCGTTGCGGGTATCTTAACGGATGAACCCCGCTCTCAGATTGTGGCACGCGCCTTGCAAAAGATACGAAACGACGAAATCCGTGCGACTGAAATGGTTACCCATCGCTTCCACTACACCGAAGCGAAAGATGCTTTCGATCTTCTCTGGAATTCTCCGGGTGATACGCTTGGAGTGCTGATAAAATGGCAGTAG
- a CDS encoding EamA family transporter has translation MKDFLLLFFNVLLTVIGQILFKHGMNTVGRINSLRDAMDKLVQAFLNPYILSGIAIYGFTTLVWLIILSRVKLSIAYPMLSSGYVLSILFSWMVFKESVPKIRIIGALIICIGVYLVAQGES, from the coding sequence ATGAAAGATTTTTTACTGTTATTCTTCAACGTTTTACTAACGGTCATCGGGCAGATTTTGTTTAAGCACGGTATGAACACAGTCGGTCGTATCAATAGCCTACGGGACGCCATGGACAAATTGGTACAGGCGTTCCTGAACCCTTATATCCTCAGTGGAATTGCGATATACGGTTTTACAACGCTCGTCTGGCTGATTATCCTGTCACGTGTTAAACTGAGTATTGCGTATCCGATGTTGAGTTCTGGGTATGTCCTGTCAATCCTGTTTTCTTGGATGGTGTTCAAGGAATCTGTCCCTAAGATTCGTATTATCGGTGCTCTGATCATCTGTATCGGGGTCTATCTTGTGGCGCAAGGAGAATCTTAA